One segment of Vigna radiata var. radiata cultivar VC1973A unplaced genomic scaffold, Vradiata_ver6 scaffold_209, whole genome shotgun sequence DNA contains the following:
- the LOC106754675 gene encoding surfeit locus protein 6 homolog — protein MLGEKKRKLSKHKELERAKKLEEVKKNDPEKAEVFAKKQSWKAAMDRASGVKVQDDPKLLQKSINKEKKKQQKNSEKWNDRIQTRDQLKAEKQKKRSENIAARIHEKKMRKIAKREKKLMRLGFEGRKEGFMNEGGAT, from the coding sequence ATGCTAGgggagaagaagaggaaactTTCAAAGCATAAGGAACTTGAAAGGGCTAAGAAGTTGGAGGAAGTGAAAAAGAATGATCCTGAGAAGGCTGAAGTTTTTGCCAAGAAGCAATCATGGAAAGCAGCAATGGATAGAGCATCAGGGGTTAAGGTTCAAGATGATCCCAAACTGCTGCAAAAAAGCATTaataaggagaagaagaagcagcAGAAGAATTCAGAGAAATGGAATGATAGAATTCAAACAAGGGACCAATTGAAGGCGGAGAAACAGAAGAAAAGGTCAGAGAATATAGCTGCCAGGATTCATGAGAAGAAAATGCGAAAGATTgccaaaagagagaaaaagcttATGCGACTAGGCTTCGAAGGTCGCAAAGAAGGTTTTATGAATGAGGGTGGTGCCACCTAA